The following DNA comes from Streptomyces sp. NBC_00273.
GAAACCGCAGCTACCTGGCGGGAGGCGCGCGCACCGCAGTGGCCGTCGACCCGCCCCGCGACATCGACCGGGTCCTGGCAGCGGCCGCCGCGCGGGGAGTGCGGATCTCCCACGTGGTGGAGACCCACGTCCACAACGACTACGTCACCGGGGGCCTGGACCTGGCTCGCCTGACCGGCGCCGTCTACCTGGTGCCCGTCGCCGCCCGTGTCTCCTTCGCCCGCACGCCCGTCGCCGACGGCGACACGGTGAGCGTGGACGAGGACATCACACTGCGGGCGCTGGCCACCCCCGGCCACACTCCACACCACACCTCCTACGTCCTGGAAGACCGAGGGGCGGTGGCGGCGGTCTTCACCGGCGGTTCGCTGCTGATCGGCTCGGTGGGCCGCCCGGACCTGGTGGAACCCCGGCTGACCGAAGAGCTGGCCCGGGACCAGCACGCCTCCGCCCACCGCCTGGCCGCCGAGCTCCCCGACGAGACGCCCGTACTGCCCACCCACGGCTTCGGCAGCTTCTGCTCCTCCTCCCAGTCCGAGGGCGACGCCACCACCATCGGCAAGGAGAAGTCCGCCAACGACGCCCTCGTCAAGGACGTCGACTCGTTCGTCGCCGCCCTGCTGGCCGGCCTGGACGACGTACCCGCCTACTACACCCACATGGGTCCGGCCAACGCCGCCGGCCCCCGGCCGGTGGACCTGAGCGCACCGCCCCTGACCGACGCGGCGGGCATCGCGGAGCGTCTGGCCGCCGGGGAGTGGGTGGTGGACCTGCGTAACCGGGTCGCCTTCGCCGAAGGGCACGTCGCGGGATCGTTCAACTTCGAGGCGGAGGGGAAGATCGCCACCTACCTCGCGTGGATGATCCCCTGGGGCAAGCCCGTCACCCTCCTCGCCGAATCACCCGCCCAGCTCGCCGCCGCCCAGCGCGAACTGGTCCGCGTCGGCATCGACCGCCCGGCCGCGGCCGCCACCGGCACCCCCGGTGACTGGATACCCGCCGGCCACACCCCGCGTTCCTTCCCCCGTGCCACCTTCGCCGACCTCGCCGCCCAGGAGTCCGGCCCGGACGTGGTCCTGGACGTACGCCGCGACTCCGAACGCGCCCAGGGCTGGATCGAAGGCTCCGTTCACATTCCCGTCCACCACCTGCACCAGCGCCTGGCCGACGTCCCCGCCGGGACGGTGTGGGTGCACTGCGCGGGCGGAATGCGCGCGGCCATCGCGGCCTCCCTGCTGGATGCCGCAGGCCGCGACGTCGTCGCCGTTGACGACTCCTTCGACGCCGCCATGGAGGCAGGCCTCCCGCTGACGGCCGGCAGCTGAACCACCACCTCTCCCCGACCCCGAGAACCGGAAGGAAGCCGGATGTCCCTCTTTCGACGCGGCACCGCCCGCCTCACCCCGATCCAGGCCCACCAGCGCACCACCGGCGGCGCCGTCGTACTCCTCGACGTGCGCGAGCAGGCCGAGTGGAACACCGGACACGCCCCCGACGCCGTGCACGCCCCGCTCTCCCGCCTCGCGGCCGGCACCGCCCTGCCCGCTGCCGCCGAAGGGCGGCCCCTGGTGGTGGTCTGCCGCTCCGGGCACCGTTCGCAACAGGCCGCCAAGCTGCTGACCGGACGCGGCATCGAGGCCGTCGACGTCAAGGGCGGCATGAACGCCTGGGCAGCGGCCGGACTACCGGTCGTCGACGCGCGCGGAAGCAGCGGCCGGATAACGTGAGCACGCTCGTACTCGCCCTCGCCGCCGGAGCCGTCATCGGACTGGCCCTCGGGGCGCTTGGGGGAGGCGGCAGCGTCCTGGCCGTGCCCGCCCTGATCTACCTCCTCGACTTCACTCCGGCCGCCGCCACCACCGCGTCCCTCATCATCGTCACAGCCACCTCCGCCACCGCCCTCTACGCCCACGCGACCTCCGGCAACGTCCGGTGGAAGACCGGCGCCTTCTTCGCGGCGGCAGGTATCCTGCCCGCCGTCGCC
Coding sequences within:
- a CDS encoding MBL fold metallo-hydrolase; protein product: MFFIDTVETESLGNRSYLAGGARTAVAVDPPRDIDRVLAAAAARGVRISHVVETHVHNDYVTGGLDLARLTGAVYLVPVAARVSFARTPVADGDTVSVDEDITLRALATPGHTPHHTSYVLEDRGAVAAVFTGGSLLIGSVGRPDLVEPRLTEELARDQHASAHRLAAELPDETPVLPTHGFGSFCSSSQSEGDATTIGKEKSANDALVKDVDSFVAALLAGLDDVPAYYTHMGPANAAGPRPVDLSAPPLTDAAGIAERLAAGEWVVDLRNRVAFAEGHVAGSFNFEAEGKIATYLAWMIPWGKPVTLLAESPAQLAAAQRELVRVGIDRPAAAATGTPGDWIPAGHTPRSFPRATFADLAAQESGPDVVLDVRRDSERAQGWIEGSVHIPVHHLHQRLADVPAGTVWVHCAGGMRAAIAASLLDAAGRDVVAVDDSFDAAMEAGLPLTAGS
- a CDS encoding rhodanese-like domain-containing protein; its protein translation is MSLFRRGTARLTPIQAHQRTTGGAVVLLDVREQAEWNTGHAPDAVHAPLSRLAAGTALPAAAEGRPLVVVCRSGHRSQQAAKLLTGRGIEAVDVKGGMNAWAAAGLPVVDARGSSGRIT